The following proteins are co-located in the Paralichthys olivaceus isolate ysfri-2021 chromosome 10, ASM2471397v2, whole genome shotgun sequence genome:
- the trpm2 gene encoding transient receptor potential cation channel subfamily M member 2 isoform X2, whose amino-acid sequence MRRKSENKVQPEESINQLQQNRLGPNQVVSYFKKRCAFGSWIRQNICKKECGLFEKGVREDVCKCGYSKSDHVEEAIKPEDFTGESWDKHKHLREVPTDAYGDISFGGLGPKTGKYVRVSADTSPEVLYRLLTEQWKLSPPNLLISVTGGAKNFYLKAGLKNMFHRGLIKVAQTTGAWIITGGTHAGVMKHVGQAVRDHALSSSCTQSQIVAIGVATWGVIHNREALVNSEGCYPAHYLMDINGQGRLSCLDNNHTHFLLVDDGTHGRYGVEIVLRSCLERYISGKHLGNKGSGVTIPVVCVVLDGGPGTLNTIYNAMMNGTPCVVLEGSGRIADLIAQVAGLPMKRVTIALVCQLMKKFFGQEEETQVITWTKMIQDIIRLPHLLTVFRVSEDSHGEVDVAILQALLKASRTSESQCWRRQLELAIAWNRVDIAKTEIFTEESQWKSSDLHWAMLSALIGNKPEFVSLLLENGVSLRDFLQDEETLCELYKQLPSCFFLRRLAKRVQSSCRSNRKKFHIKRRAHCRQGEMISMTHVCNEVRHLLGRFTKPIYPPPPNMAYHFNMTVGDTSTSLSTNQWDSDAPHIEDKAEAQRDPGTDLFLWAVVQNNKELAEISWEQCRDGICAALAASKILKTMAREVCDADEAEAMQELANHYEKHAIGVFSNCHNSNEERAQKLLVRASPFWGETTCLRLALEANDKSFVAQSGVQALLTQIWCGELSVDNPVWRVMVCMVFVPLIYTGFLVFRRDEVIHRETEKNEEIKTVESVTGSTIRTNSRAFDAPSLKDLKPLGSWSRLVCLYSSPQVKFYWNIVSYFAFLFLFAVVLMIDFQDTPSVAEVLLYIWLMSLVCEEIRQLFHDPDGFGFRKKAKMYIDDLWNILDVLSALLFIFGLAFRLTSELFYAGKILLCIDFVVFCLRLMAIFTISRTLGPKIIIVRRMMMDLFFFMFLLSIWVVAYGVAKQGILIHNDNRLDWIVRGAVYEPYLIIFGDFPSNIDNTAFDIDSCTKDGTDPLKPKCPMLNENQTPAFPEWLTIIMLCIYLLFANILLLNLLIAIFNFTFQQVQDNTDRIWKFQRYELIKEYHSRPAAPPPFIIFGHLYLFIRQVVLCKPPIKSKEFNNKLSQIEDEDLLSWEALMKDSYLISTQQELSQSMERRILDTAQKVTTITDRLEREEESSSAAMVKRLARLEEQVALSTRALQWIMDNLKSQSLATKEPQSLTSTSTDETPDTLINVSEKEDGFHVNARQFHYPNSKITRFPVPEEKVPWEVSFSSYNPTHYASEDVGDHVDGLESEALDNYRNPGGRTGISGRGALSQLGPNLNLDLVVTRWRESERSVLEYLAVWDESQRTLALPGGPVQSSDLLPVTLKRTMGKMLFEKLNSKVSEKTKVCQGYVDDCRNTDNAWVETTVLNIHLDRTSQVMVDINNAVVSGHGSPQWQLVSSKAKLDSNQKDSLRQVAGLHNIKF is encoded by the exons ATGCGGCGGAAATCTGAGAACAAGGTCCAACCAGAGGAATCGAtcaatcagctgcagcagaacagaCTTGGACCAAATCAAGTggtttcttattttaaaaag CGCTGTGCGTTCGGCTCCTGGATCAGGCAAAACATCTGCAAGAAGGAATGTGGCCTGTTTGAAAAAGGTGTCAG AGAGGATGTATGTAAGTGCGGTTACTCAAAAAGCGATCATGTGGAAGAAGCCATCAAGCCAGAGGACTTCACTGGGGAGTCGtgggacaaacacaaacaccttcGTGAGGTCCCCACTGATGCTTATGGAGACATCAGCTTTGGTGGTCTGGGCCCAAAGACAGGAAAG TATGTGCGAGTGTCCGCAGACACCAGCCCTGAAGTCCTGTACCGCTTACTGACAGAGCAGTGGAAGCTGTCTCCTCCCAACCTGCTGATCTCAGTGACCGGAGGAGCCAAGAACTTCTATCTGAAGGCTGGTCTCAAGAACATGTTCCACAGAGGTCTGATCAAAGTGGCCCAGACGACAG GGGCCTGGATCATCACCGGTGGTACCCATGCAGGTGTGATGAAGCACGTAGGGCAGGCAGTGAGGGACCACGCCCTGAGCAGCTCCTGCACGCAGAGTCAGATCGTAGCTATCGGAGTGGCAACATGGGGAGTGATTCACAACAGAGAAGCTTTGGTGAATTCAGAG GGTTGTTACCCAGCCCATTATTTGATGGACATCAATGGCCAGGGCCGGCTGTCCTGCCTCGACAACAACCACACCCACTTCCTGCTGGTGGATGATGGGACCCACGGACGCTATGGCGTGGAGATTGTACTGCGTAGTTGTCTGGAGAGGTACATCTCCGGGAAGCATCTTGGAAATAAAG GGAGCGGAGTGACCATCCCTGtggtctgtgttgttttggatGGAGGCCCAGGCACTCTGAAT ACCATTTATAATGCCATGATGAATGGTACACCATGTGTGGTCTTGGAGGGCTCTGGGAGAATAGCAGATTTGATCGCCCAAGTTGCAGGACTGCCAATGAAACGGGTTACCATTGCTCTCGTCTGCCAGTTGATGAAGAAATTCTTTggacaagaggaggaaacacaggTCATAACATGGACCAAAATG ATTCAGGACATCATCCGGTTGCCACACTTGCTGACAGTGTTCAGGGTAAGCGAGGATAGTCACGGGGAAGTGGATGTGGCTATTCTTCAAGCACTACTCAAAG CTTCAAGGACCAGTGAGTCACAGTGCTGGAGGAGGCAGCTGGAGCTGGCTATTGCCTGGAACAGAGTGGACATAGCTAAGACTGAGATTTTCACTGAAGAAAGTCAGTGGAAG TCCAGTGACCTCCACTGGGCCATGTTGTCCGCCCTCATTGGCAACAAGCCTGAGTTTGTGAGTCTGCTGCTGGAGAACGGTGTGAGTCTGAGGGATTTCCTGCAGGATGAGGAAACGCTGTGCGAGCTCTACAAGCAGCTTCCCAGCTGCTTCTTTCTCCGCAGGCTGGCCAAGCGGGTTCAAAGCTCCTGCCGCAGCAATAGAAAAAAGTTCCACATCAAACGTCGAGCTCACTGCAGGCAGGGTGAAATGATCTCCATGACTCACGTGTGCAATGAGGTCCGTCATCTTCTGGGCCGTTTCACCAAGCCCATCTACCCTCCTCCCCCCAACATGGCATACCACTTCAACATGACTGTGGGGGACACGTCCACATCA CTGTCTACAAATCAGTGGGATTCTGATGCTCCACACATCGAGGACAAGGCTGAGGCCCAGAGGGACCCAGGCACAGACCTTTTCCTCTGGGCAGTGGTCCAGAACAATAAGGAGCTGGCTGAAATTTCCTGGGAGCAG tGCAGAGACGGCATTTGTGCTGCTCTGGCCGCCAGTAAGATCCTGAAGACAATGGCCAGGGAAGTTTGTGATGCGGACGAGGCAGAGGCCATGCAAGAGCTCGCCAATCACTATGAGAAACACGCCATTG gtgtgtttAGCAATTGCCACAACAGCAATGAGGAGCGGGCTCAGAAGCTGTTGGTCCGTGCATCACCATTTTGGGGAGAGACAACGTGTCTGAGGCTGGCACTGGAGGCTAATGATAAAAGCTTTGTGGCTCAGTCAGGTGTCCAG GCTCTTCTGACTCAAATCTGGTGTGGTGAGCTTTCAGTGGACAACCCTGTGTGGAGGGTCATGGTCTGCATGGTCTTTGTCCCCCTTATCTACACTGGCTTTCTGGTTTTCAG ACGTGATGAAGTCATCCACAGAGAAACTGAGAAGAATGAAGAGATCAAGACGGTCGAGAGTGTCACAGGAAGTACAATTAGAACTAACTCTCGTGCCTT TGATGCCCCCAGCCTGAAGGATCTGAAGCCTCTGGGCAGCTGGTCCAGACTAGTCTGTCTCTACAGCTCCCCTCAGGTCAAGTTTTACTGGAATATTGTGTCTTACTTcgccttcctcttcctgtttgctGTGGTGCTGATGATCGACTTCCAGGATACACCCTCTGTAGCGGAGGTGCTGCTCTACATCTGGCTGATGTCTCTGGTGTGTGAGGAGATCAGACAG CTCTTTCATGATCCTGATGGCTTTGGGTTTCGTAAGAAAGCCAAGATGTACATTGACGACCTGTGGAATATTTTGGACGTCCTCTCCGCCCTCCTGTTTATTTTTGGTCTTGCTTTTAG GCTGACGTCCGAGCTGTTCTACGCAGGTAAAATCCTCCTTTGCATCGATTTCGTGGTCTTCTGCCTCCGCCTCATGGCCATCTTCACTATCAGCCGAACTCTTGGACCCAAAATCATCATCGTCAGGAGGATG atgatggacttgttcttcttcatgttcctGCTGAGTATCTGGGTGGTGGCGTACGGCGTGGCCAAACAAGGCATTCTCATTCACAATGACAATCGGCTGGACTGGATTGTCCGTGGGGCAGTTTACGAGCCGTACCTCATCATATTTGGAGATTTCCCCTCTAATATTGATA ATACTGCATTTGACATAGACTCTTGCACCAAGGATGGCACCGATCCCCTGAAGCCCAAGTGTCCAATGTTGAATGAAAACCAAACGCCAGCCTTCCCTGAGTGGCTCACCATCATCATGCTTTGTATTTACTTGCTCTTTGCCAACATACTGCTGCTCAACCTGCTCATAGCCATCTTCAA TTTTACGTTCCAGCAAGTGCAGGACAACACTGACAGAATATGGAAGTTTCAAAGATATGAGCTCATCAAGGAGTACCACAGCCGCCCAGCCGCCCCTCCTCCCTTCATCATCTTCGGCCATCTCTACCTCTTCATCAGACAGGTGGTGCTGTGCAAGCCGCCCATCAAATCCAAGGAGTTCA ATAATAAGCTTTCTCAGATAGAGGACGAGGACCTCTTGTCCTGGGAGGCACTGATGAAAGACAGTTACCTGATATCCACACAGCAGGAGCTGAGTCAGAGCATGGAGCGACGCATCCTGGACACAGCCCAAAA GGTTACCACCATAACAGACCGGTTGGAAAGGGAAGAAGAGTCGAGCTCTGCTGCCATGGTGAAAAGACTGGCCCGACTAGAGGAGCAG GTCGCCCTGTCAACCCGAGCCCTGCAGTGGATTATGGACAATCTGAAATCTCAGAGTCTTGCCACAAAAGAACCGCAATCACTGA CATCAACTTCAACAGATGAAACCCCCGACACTTTGATAAATGTGTCCGAGAAAGAGGACGGGTTCCATGTGAACGCCCGTCAGTTTCACTATCCCAACAGCAAGATCACACGCTTCCCTGTGCCTGAGGAGAAAGTGCCGTGGGAG GTGAGCTTCAGCTCATACAATCCAACTCATTATGCCTCTGAAGACGTTGGGGACCATGTGGATGG ATTGGAATCCGAGGCATTAGATAATTACAG AAACCCAGGAGGGAGGACTGGCATCAGTGGACGAGGTGCACTCAGCCAACTGGGTCCAAATCTGAACCTAGACCTTGTTGTTACACG CTggcgagagagcgagagatctGTTTTGGAGTATCTGGCAGTCTGGGACGAGAGCCAAAGAACCTTGGCTTTACCTGGG GGACCTGTCCAATCTTCTGATCTGCTGCCTGTGACACTCAAGAGAACCATGGGAAAGATGCTGTTTGAGAAACTAAATTCAAAAGTGTCAGAGAAAACTAAG gtgtgtcAGGGTTATGTAGATGACTGCAGGAACACAGATAACGCCTGGGTGGAAACCACTGTCCTAAACATTCACCTGGACAGAACCAGCCAGGTGATGGTAGATATCAATAACGCG GTGGTGAGCGGCCACGGCTCTCCTCAGTGGCAGTTGGTAAGCAGCAAAGCGAAACTCGACTCAAACCAAAAAGACTCTCTGCGGCAGGTTGCTGGGCTGCACAACATCAAGTTTTGA
- the trpm2 gene encoding transient receptor potential cation channel subfamily M member 2 isoform X1, with amino-acid sequence MRRKSENKVQPEESINQLQQNRLGPNQVVSYFKKRCAFGSWIRQNICKKECGLFEKGVREDVCKCGYSKSDHVEEAIKPEDFTGESWDKHKHLREVPTDAYGDISFGGLGPKTGKYVRVSADTSPEVLYRLLTEQWKLSPPNLLISVTGGAKNFYLKAGLKNMFHRGLIKVAQTTGAWIITGGTHAGVMKHVGQAVRDHALSSSCTQSQIVAIGVATWGVIHNREALVNSEGCYPAHYLMDINGQGRLSCLDNNHTHFLLVDDGTHGRYGVEIVLRSCLERYISGKHLGNKGSGVTIPVVCVVLDGGPGTLNTIYNAMMNGTPCVVLEGSGRIADLIAQVAGLPMKRVTIALVCQLMKKFFGQEEETQVITWTKMIQDIIRLPHLLTVFRVSEDSHGEVDVAILQALLKASRTSESQCWRRQLELAIAWNRVDIAKTEIFTEESQWKSSDLHWAMLSALIGNKPEFVSLLLENGVSLRDFLQDEETLCELYKQLPSCFFLRRLAKRVQSSCRSNRKKFHIKRRAHCRQGEMISMTHVCNEVRHLLGRFTKPIYPPPPNMAYHFNMTVGDTSTSLSTNQWDSDAPHIEDKAEAQRDPGTDLFLWAVVQNNKELAEISWEQCRDGICAALAASKILKTMAREVCDADEAEAMQELANHYEKHAIGVFSNCHNSNEERAQKLLVRASPFWGETTCLRLALEANDKSFVAQSGVQALLTQIWCGELSVDNPVWRVMVCMVFVPLIYTGFLVFRRDEVIHRETEKNEEIKTVESVTGSTIRTNSRAFDAPSLKDLKPLGSWSRLVCLYSSPQVKFYWNIVSYFAFLFLFAVVLMIDFQDTPSVAEVLLYIWLMSLVCEEIRQLFHDPDGFGFRKKAKMYIDDLWNILDVLSALLFIFGLAFRLVFFLSDKHFRPLAVLHGSPMNIFYFRLTSELFYAGKILLCIDFVVFCLRLMAIFTISRTLGPKIIIVRRMMMDLFFFMFLLSIWVVAYGVAKQGILIHNDNRLDWIVRGAVYEPYLIIFGDFPSNIDNTAFDIDSCTKDGTDPLKPKCPMLNENQTPAFPEWLTIIMLCIYLLFANILLLNLLIAIFNFTFQQVQDNTDRIWKFQRYELIKEYHSRPAAPPPFIIFGHLYLFIRQVVLCKPPIKSKEFNNKLSQIEDEDLLSWEALMKDSYLISTQQELSQSMERRILDTAQKVTTITDRLEREEESSSAAMVKRLARLEEQVALSTRALQWIMDNLKSQSLATKEPQSLTSTSTDETPDTLINVSEKEDGFHVNARQFHYPNSKITRFPVPEEKVPWEVSFSSYNPTHYASEDVGDHVDGLESEALDNYRNPGGRTGISGRGALSQLGPNLNLDLVVTRWRESERSVLEYLAVWDESQRTLALPGGPVQSSDLLPVTLKRTMGKMLFEKLNSKVSEKTKVCQGYVDDCRNTDNAWVETTVLNIHLDRTSQVMVDINNAVVSGHGSPQWQLVSSKAKLDSNQKDSLRQVAGLHNIKF; translated from the exons ATGCGGCGGAAATCTGAGAACAAGGTCCAACCAGAGGAATCGAtcaatcagctgcagcagaacagaCTTGGACCAAATCAAGTggtttcttattttaaaaag CGCTGTGCGTTCGGCTCCTGGATCAGGCAAAACATCTGCAAGAAGGAATGTGGCCTGTTTGAAAAAGGTGTCAG AGAGGATGTATGTAAGTGCGGTTACTCAAAAAGCGATCATGTGGAAGAAGCCATCAAGCCAGAGGACTTCACTGGGGAGTCGtgggacaaacacaaacaccttcGTGAGGTCCCCACTGATGCTTATGGAGACATCAGCTTTGGTGGTCTGGGCCCAAAGACAGGAAAG TATGTGCGAGTGTCCGCAGACACCAGCCCTGAAGTCCTGTACCGCTTACTGACAGAGCAGTGGAAGCTGTCTCCTCCCAACCTGCTGATCTCAGTGACCGGAGGAGCCAAGAACTTCTATCTGAAGGCTGGTCTCAAGAACATGTTCCACAGAGGTCTGATCAAAGTGGCCCAGACGACAG GGGCCTGGATCATCACCGGTGGTACCCATGCAGGTGTGATGAAGCACGTAGGGCAGGCAGTGAGGGACCACGCCCTGAGCAGCTCCTGCACGCAGAGTCAGATCGTAGCTATCGGAGTGGCAACATGGGGAGTGATTCACAACAGAGAAGCTTTGGTGAATTCAGAG GGTTGTTACCCAGCCCATTATTTGATGGACATCAATGGCCAGGGCCGGCTGTCCTGCCTCGACAACAACCACACCCACTTCCTGCTGGTGGATGATGGGACCCACGGACGCTATGGCGTGGAGATTGTACTGCGTAGTTGTCTGGAGAGGTACATCTCCGGGAAGCATCTTGGAAATAAAG GGAGCGGAGTGACCATCCCTGtggtctgtgttgttttggatGGAGGCCCAGGCACTCTGAAT ACCATTTATAATGCCATGATGAATGGTACACCATGTGTGGTCTTGGAGGGCTCTGGGAGAATAGCAGATTTGATCGCCCAAGTTGCAGGACTGCCAATGAAACGGGTTACCATTGCTCTCGTCTGCCAGTTGATGAAGAAATTCTTTggacaagaggaggaaacacaggTCATAACATGGACCAAAATG ATTCAGGACATCATCCGGTTGCCACACTTGCTGACAGTGTTCAGGGTAAGCGAGGATAGTCACGGGGAAGTGGATGTGGCTATTCTTCAAGCACTACTCAAAG CTTCAAGGACCAGTGAGTCACAGTGCTGGAGGAGGCAGCTGGAGCTGGCTATTGCCTGGAACAGAGTGGACATAGCTAAGACTGAGATTTTCACTGAAGAAAGTCAGTGGAAG TCCAGTGACCTCCACTGGGCCATGTTGTCCGCCCTCATTGGCAACAAGCCTGAGTTTGTGAGTCTGCTGCTGGAGAACGGTGTGAGTCTGAGGGATTTCCTGCAGGATGAGGAAACGCTGTGCGAGCTCTACAAGCAGCTTCCCAGCTGCTTCTTTCTCCGCAGGCTGGCCAAGCGGGTTCAAAGCTCCTGCCGCAGCAATAGAAAAAAGTTCCACATCAAACGTCGAGCTCACTGCAGGCAGGGTGAAATGATCTCCATGACTCACGTGTGCAATGAGGTCCGTCATCTTCTGGGCCGTTTCACCAAGCCCATCTACCCTCCTCCCCCCAACATGGCATACCACTTCAACATGACTGTGGGGGACACGTCCACATCA CTGTCTACAAATCAGTGGGATTCTGATGCTCCACACATCGAGGACAAGGCTGAGGCCCAGAGGGACCCAGGCACAGACCTTTTCCTCTGGGCAGTGGTCCAGAACAATAAGGAGCTGGCTGAAATTTCCTGGGAGCAG tGCAGAGACGGCATTTGTGCTGCTCTGGCCGCCAGTAAGATCCTGAAGACAATGGCCAGGGAAGTTTGTGATGCGGACGAGGCAGAGGCCATGCAAGAGCTCGCCAATCACTATGAGAAACACGCCATTG gtgtgtttAGCAATTGCCACAACAGCAATGAGGAGCGGGCTCAGAAGCTGTTGGTCCGTGCATCACCATTTTGGGGAGAGACAACGTGTCTGAGGCTGGCACTGGAGGCTAATGATAAAAGCTTTGTGGCTCAGTCAGGTGTCCAG GCTCTTCTGACTCAAATCTGGTGTGGTGAGCTTTCAGTGGACAACCCTGTGTGGAGGGTCATGGTCTGCATGGTCTTTGTCCCCCTTATCTACACTGGCTTTCTGGTTTTCAG ACGTGATGAAGTCATCCACAGAGAAACTGAGAAGAATGAAGAGATCAAGACGGTCGAGAGTGTCACAGGAAGTACAATTAGAACTAACTCTCGTGCCTT TGATGCCCCCAGCCTGAAGGATCTGAAGCCTCTGGGCAGCTGGTCCAGACTAGTCTGTCTCTACAGCTCCCCTCAGGTCAAGTTTTACTGGAATATTGTGTCTTACTTcgccttcctcttcctgtttgctGTGGTGCTGATGATCGACTTCCAGGATACACCCTCTGTAGCGGAGGTGCTGCTCTACATCTGGCTGATGTCTCTGGTGTGTGAGGAGATCAGACAG CTCTTTCATGATCCTGATGGCTTTGGGTTTCGTAAGAAAGCCAAGATGTACATTGACGACCTGTGGAATATTTTGGACGTCCTCTCCGCCCTCCTGTTTATTTTTGGTCTTGCTTTTAGGTTAGTTTTCTTCCTGTCAGACAAACACTTTAGACCTCTCGCTGTGCTGCATGGGTCACCTATGAACATTTTCTATTTCAGGCTGACGTCCGAGCTGTTCTACGCAGGTAAAATCCTCCTTTGCATCGATTTCGTGGTCTTCTGCCTCCGCCTCATGGCCATCTTCACTATCAGCCGAACTCTTGGACCCAAAATCATCATCGTCAGGAGGATG atgatggacttgttcttcttcatgttcctGCTGAGTATCTGGGTGGTGGCGTACGGCGTGGCCAAACAAGGCATTCTCATTCACAATGACAATCGGCTGGACTGGATTGTCCGTGGGGCAGTTTACGAGCCGTACCTCATCATATTTGGAGATTTCCCCTCTAATATTGATA ATACTGCATTTGACATAGACTCTTGCACCAAGGATGGCACCGATCCCCTGAAGCCCAAGTGTCCAATGTTGAATGAAAACCAAACGCCAGCCTTCCCTGAGTGGCTCACCATCATCATGCTTTGTATTTACTTGCTCTTTGCCAACATACTGCTGCTCAACCTGCTCATAGCCATCTTCAA TTTTACGTTCCAGCAAGTGCAGGACAACACTGACAGAATATGGAAGTTTCAAAGATATGAGCTCATCAAGGAGTACCACAGCCGCCCAGCCGCCCCTCCTCCCTTCATCATCTTCGGCCATCTCTACCTCTTCATCAGACAGGTGGTGCTGTGCAAGCCGCCCATCAAATCCAAGGAGTTCA ATAATAAGCTTTCTCAGATAGAGGACGAGGACCTCTTGTCCTGGGAGGCACTGATGAAAGACAGTTACCTGATATCCACACAGCAGGAGCTGAGTCAGAGCATGGAGCGACGCATCCTGGACACAGCCCAAAA GGTTACCACCATAACAGACCGGTTGGAAAGGGAAGAAGAGTCGAGCTCTGCTGCCATGGTGAAAAGACTGGCCCGACTAGAGGAGCAG GTCGCCCTGTCAACCCGAGCCCTGCAGTGGATTATGGACAATCTGAAATCTCAGAGTCTTGCCACAAAAGAACCGCAATCACTGA CATCAACTTCAACAGATGAAACCCCCGACACTTTGATAAATGTGTCCGAGAAAGAGGACGGGTTCCATGTGAACGCCCGTCAGTTTCACTATCCCAACAGCAAGATCACACGCTTCCCTGTGCCTGAGGAGAAAGTGCCGTGGGAG GTGAGCTTCAGCTCATACAATCCAACTCATTATGCCTCTGAAGACGTTGGGGACCATGTGGATGG ATTGGAATCCGAGGCATTAGATAATTACAG AAACCCAGGAGGGAGGACTGGCATCAGTGGACGAGGTGCACTCAGCCAACTGGGTCCAAATCTGAACCTAGACCTTGTTGTTACACG CTggcgagagagcgagagatctGTTTTGGAGTATCTGGCAGTCTGGGACGAGAGCCAAAGAACCTTGGCTTTACCTGGG GGACCTGTCCAATCTTCTGATCTGCTGCCTGTGACACTCAAGAGAACCATGGGAAAGATGCTGTTTGAGAAACTAAATTCAAAAGTGTCAGAGAAAACTAAG gtgtgtcAGGGTTATGTAGATGACTGCAGGAACACAGATAACGCCTGGGTGGAAACCACTGTCCTAAACATTCACCTGGACAGAACCAGCCAGGTGATGGTAGATATCAATAACGCG GTGGTGAGCGGCCACGGCTCTCCTCAGTGGCAGTTGGTAAGCAGCAAAGCGAAACTCGACTCAAACCAAAAAGACTCTCTGCGGCAGGTTGCTGGGCTGCACAACATCAAGTTTTGA